Genomic window (Pradoshia sp. D12):
TGGATTATATCGATTTATGAGAAGAATCGAACCATATTCGCCATTATTCAGCTTTACTTTTTTGCCCACCAGCGCCTGAAGCAATCTATCCATGAAAACCAATAAAATATGAGCATCTAATGTTCCATATACATCATTCTGCATTTGTTTGATGATTAAATAAAATGGTGTTGCTTCGTGATAAACTCTTTCTGAGGACATCGCATGATATATATCTGCTATGGCGACAATCTTAGCAAAGTAATGAATTTGCTTACCCTTTAATCCATGAGGATACCCCATTCCATCTTCTCTCTCATGGTGCTGCAAGGCAACAATGGCAGCCGAATCAGGGATATGGTCGAGACTACTTAATAGTTCATGCCCATAGACGGTATGTTGTTTCATTATATTATATTCCTGAGAGGTAAGTTTACCTGATTTATCTAAGATGTTCTCCGGAACCATGGTCATGCCGATATCATGCAAAACAGCAGAAATCATAAGGTCTTCCAGCTCATCTATAGGCAATCTCAGCCATCTCCCGATTAGACCGGATAGAATTCCTACGCAAATGGAGTGCCAGTATGTATACTCCTCTTTACGTTTAGTTTGATGAAGCAATTCAAAAATTCGCGGACTCGATGATGCACTCTTGATAACAGGGATAATCTCCTGTTTAACCCGATTGACGGAAATTTCTCCACGTCTCTTTATATCCTTAAATATATGCCGAATATCCGTACATGCCTGATCCATGCATAAAGAAACCTCTTCTGTCGTCATCATTCGGAATTCCCCATTATCTTTGATAGAAGGTGTTTTTTGTTCCACCTTATCTCTTATTTCTTTTTGTAATTGATTCATATAAACTCTTTCCAGCAAATAATTAGAAAAACCATTATGATGTGTATCCATCAGACACCCCGACATATGTTTTCATTTCATTTTAACAATTATACCATATTTACCCAATTATCCAGTCACCTCTTAAAAATTTTCAATATTTTTTAAAATCCATTTTGACACTGTATATTTGAATGTTGTATATTGAAATTATCATGACTTATCTAAAGTTTATGATAAAAAGTAATTGGCTTTTGAGCCACAGTTTTAGGAGGAATAAATCTATGCAAAACGGTAAAGTAAAATGGTTTAACAACGAAAAAGGTTTTGGTTTTATCGAAGTTGAAGGCGGAGATGATGTATTCGTACATTTCACAGCAATTCAAGGTGAAGGATACAAATCTTTAGAAGAAGGCCAAGAAGTTACTTTCGAAATCGTAGATGGAGAAAGAGGACCTCAAGCTACTAACGTACAAAAAGCCTAATAATGAACCAAAATTAACAGCCGCCTATTGGATAGGCGGCTTTTCTGTTTTCTTATTTAAATTTCCGCCTATATGTTTCAAGGATTCACCAACTGTACACTGATTGATACAAAAACGGTGTGCATGAGTACGGCCGTTATCCCGAACAAGCTGTTTGTGTAGAAAGCAGCCATCACAATACGTACTTAACAAAAAATCAACCTGTTTAAGAGCATCTTTTTTTCCCTTTTTTTTATTCATCGATAACATCACCCCATTTTTGGTAATTCAAGTTGACCGTCTATCTCAATTCCCTCTAGTGCCTGTGTTGCCAGCCGATGTGCTTCCTCATTATCTTTTCTTGGAACTGCCATTGTCTCAAAGTGCAAGCCAAGATTCTTAAGCTGTTCTTCGATCCGATCCAGCCACTTATTTAAATTTTCTTCATAACAAGGCCATTCTCCTGTTAATTGTTTCAATACGACCTGAGAATCCCCTTTTATCATAATTTTTTGATGTTTAACTCCCAGTTCATCAAGCCTTTTGACAGCTGCTAATAATGCACAATATTCTGCTTCGTTATTGTCCTCTATATAATCAAAGACTTCATTGCTCCGTATGCGAAACCTTTTATTGTTTTGTGTGTAATAAATCGCAATGCCAGCTCCTGCAAAGGTTTCACCCGGTCTGTGACTTCCATCAAAATAAATCGTTACATTCTGTGGGGTTTCTTCTATTTCCTCTGTCAGCTTTTGAAACTGTTTCTTTGTCCATTCCTGTCCCAGTTCATCAATAAAAATGAAATCTCGCCATCTTCCCGTGCTTTCGAGATCATTGACAAGCCTTAAAGCAAATTGACTTTCCATTTCTTCTGATGTGAAGGTTATAGGAGGTATTTTGGATTTATTGTAGATACCCTTTACTGTTACGTTCATTTCTTTCTCCCTTCCCAATCCTTTATACAATTAATTCATTATATATAAATTATCCTGATACCACTAAAACTATGACAGTAGACATTTATTAAAAATTCATGTACTTTTTAACTTGAAAGGATGTTTTCTTATGATAGAAGTATATGTAGATGGCGCAGCTAAAGGAAATCCAGGTCCAAGCGGTGCCGGTATTTTTATAAAAGCAGATGGTGAAGTCCACCGATATTCCATACCCCTTGGCATCCATAATAATCATGAAGCTGAATACTTAGCCTTGATCCATGCTTTGAAGATATGCCTGGATAAAAATTACGATGTCATCTCTGTTCGAACCGATTCAAAACACGTGGCGGATGCAATGGAAAAAGAGTATGTAAAAAAAGAATCCTTTAGACAATTACTCAATCAGGCACTGGAGCTTTCGTCTGAATTCTCCTTATTTTTCATCAAATGGATTCCAGAATCGCAAAACAAATCAGCTGATCTGTTATCCCGGCAAGCTGTGCAAATGAACGAGCAGAAATAATCATTCGGTTGAAACGGTATGGAATAAAAATAGAAAAGAGGAAAAATCATTGTCGCAAGGGCTTATCCATCATATTGAAATCAATGTATCAGATTTAAATAAATCCATTGACTTTTGGGGCTGGCTTCTAGCTGAATTGGGATATGAACTTTACCAGGAGTGGGATAGTGGACAAAGCTTTAGAATAGGGGATACCTATATAGTCTTCGTTCAGACGGAGGATAAATATATGGATATCCCTTATCACAGATGTGGAACGGGATTAAACCATTTGGCGTTTCATGCCGAATCCAGGCAACAGGTAGACGATCTAACAAAGAAATTAAAAGAAAAGGATATATTAATTCTTTATCAGGATCAACATCCATTTGCAGGTGGGAAAAATCATTATGCCGTTTTTTTCGAAGATCCTGACAGAATTAAAGTTGAATTAGTAGCACCCTAACCTCCCTTAGGTTAGTTGTTCTAATGTATAGTAGTTGAAATTGTAACCCTAGAACATCTTGCCAACTATTTAAGTGAGAATTTTAGTATAACCAAAATACATTGTCAGTTCAGTATAAAAAACTCAGAAAACCCTTTAGGATACGACTAATTAAAATAGTTTATAGCAGGAATAACATCCATTGTTCCACTTTCTTTGATGAACTGAGTCAGTAGGTGAATATGGGCTGAACCTATTATTAAAAGTGTTCTGTCCTCGGGTGAAACAGTCATTTCAACAAGATTCGCATAAATAATTAAATTTCGCTGATACCACCATCTTAGCCAATCAATCCCGATATAGTCTGTTCCTTTTCCTATTTGTGCAATCATCATATTCAATTCATGCTCTAGTTTAATTCTTGAGTCTGTATTGCACGCTTTAACTAACTCATAAATATCAATGTGATCAAAGCTTTTATTTAACTTTGACCAGTAATGGTCCTTAATAAATTCATATTTATCTGGCTGTTCTTCTTTTGCCCAATCATATACCTGACCAAGTCCCCTATTCCCAACCGATTCCATCCAATCGACCGCATAAACTTCCTTATGACCTAATTCAGCAGCAGTCCTGAATCCAAATTGGTGGATTTCGTTGACCTCATTTCTCAACTCACCATTCAGATATTTATCATACTCGTCATTTAGAGAAGTATGTTCTTCTTTTACGACTTCAAGGGCTATTTTAGTCGGTTTAAATTCTTTCAGACATTTAACGACTGCTTCAATTTCCCTTTGCTGATCCGTTATGATAGACTCACCGAAATCTCCGCGATGAAAATCCGGTGTATATCGCAAATGAAAAGTTCCGAGAATCATTACTTTTGGCTTTTTCGACATGATATCCCTCCTAATCATCCATTTATTAGACAATATTCAGGAAAAATCCTGCCTAAAAAGCTATCTTTTAGCAATAAAGCTGGCAATACTAGTTTATATATGGATTAATAGCCACAAAAAAATACCTTGATTTATTGAAATCAAGATACCTGTAAGCCATGTTCCTTCATTAATTGATTTGCTTCTTTTCTGTTGGAAACTTTACCATTCACCAAGGTTTCCAGCAGTGATATATAAAAACCTCCATCAAATCTCTTTTGAGCTTTCAATGTATTTTCCAGTGCAATGTTTACGATCCAGTCTGGTGCTGAAGTCAACTGTTTTCCAAAATAGATAAATCCTATTGCCTCTTCTCCAAGACGAAATCCTTTCGAAGATAATCTACAAATATAGTCTTCTAATTTTTCCATGTATCCCCCAAACACACTCCTTCACAAAATTACTCTTTTATTGTAAAACATTTTTAAAAAGTTGAATACAGGTTTTTGTCGAATTGTCTGAAAAAGGTTGATCACCCAGGTGACTTTTACAACTGAATTAACCCTTCCCTTATTTCCCGGTATCCAATTTTAATAAATATTCATCAATGATTTTTTTATGGCTTTTAACGATTCTTCCCGGTAATTCATGTGGATAAAAGAATTCAAACTTTATAGATTCACTTTCATCTACAACTAATTCACCTTCGTATTCATTTGTATAATACGCAATCGTGACACAATAGAATTCATCTCCATTAGCAGCCTTTACAAAATACTCCGGTCCGGAATATACATTAATAAAATGCAGCTTGCCCAGCGTAAGGCCGGTTTCTTCTGTCACTTCACGTCTGGCTACTTCTTCGGTCGTTTCTCCCAGCTCCATTAAGCCGCCTGAGAGCCCCCATGACTCCTTCGGAAATTTTCTTTGCTGCAACAACAGCCTGCCTTCCTTGTCAGAAATAACGACGACTGATCCAACTAATATTAAGGGACGATGACCCACAATAGCTCTTAAATCTTCAATATAGCCCAATCTCATCTCTCCTTTTATTTACCGCTCTGTAATACTAATCAATGTAACAGCGAAGATTTTGCATGTTTATATGAATCAATCAAAAAAAAAAAAAAAAATCGAGCCCTAAACCTTCAGGCATAAAGCTCGATCATGACTACTCAATATATTTTTAGCTGACACGAATTCTTAATTCTAATTCTTCCAGTTCATCAGCCAAAATATCATGATTAATCTCATACATGAGATGTTCATGAGTCCAATCCTCAAATACATCTATTTGACATATAATTTGGGCCAATTCTTTGCTTATAAAGGCTGATTCCTGTCCTGCCGCCAGCTTTTTCTTGCATCGATTGAATTTTGGATCTAATAATTCCAGCTGTTCATATAGCCCCTCCAGCGTTTGGTAATGCTGGATAAGTGGTAAAGCTGTCTTTTCACCAATACCAGGACAGCCCGGAATATTATCACTTGCATCGCCCAGCAGTGCTTTTACATCGACCCATTGCGCTGATTCTATTCCATAATCCTCACGAAAATCTTCAATGGTATAAACACGATCTCCTGTTTTACTGGCAATAATTTGACTCGTATGTTCATTCAGCAATTGAAACAGGTCACGGTCATTACTGTAAATTAAGCATTTCCCCATGTTATTCGTACTCCACATAGTGGAAATCGCACCGATTACATCATCCGCTTCATAGGAAGGCACAGACAGCTGCTTAACGCCAATCCGTTCTAGACTTGAACGCAATGTTTCATATTGCATAATGAGCGGTGCCGGCAATTCTCCGCGTGTCGCTTTGTAAAAATCAAATTTTTGTCTGCGGGACGATTCTTCGCGCTTTACATCCCAAGCAACAGCTAAATGCGTTACTTGGTGAGTTTTAATAAGGCTGAACATTTTTTGAAAAAACACGCGCAGTGCATTCGTATAAATCCCATTTTTATTTCGATATAATTGATCTTCTGTTTTCCCATAAGCAGTCGCAAAATAACCTCTGCTAAGTAAGTTAAAACCATCTATTAATAATAATGTATTGTTATTTTGATTCATCCTAATCCCCCTGATGTTCTGATTCTCTGTTATCAGATTGTACCATATCCGGGCCTTATTCTCTTCTTAAAAATTTCCCATCAAATCAATTTACTGGTCCGTTTCTATTCTGTTTTCCGGATAGGATATCCAATCGCTAAAGCTGCCGGCATAGATTTTCACATTCGTAAAACCTGCTTCCTTGAGTGCAATATAATTAGGAGTTGCTGTAATACCGGAACCGCAATAAACAATGATTGGCTCATCTTTGTTCAAGTGATTAAAACGGTTTTCCAACTCTGGTACAGGCAAATATTTACCGTTCCTGAAATTTTCAGTCCAATCCATATTTATTGCACCGGGTATATGCCCAGCTTTATGATCAATCGGCTCATGGATTCCTTTATAGCGGTCTGATTCTCTGGAATCTATTAAATAACCTGGTCTATCATTCTCTGTCCAGTCTTTCACTTCAGGGTAAGTGACTAATAGATTCTTATTCATGACAGGGGCATAATCTGTTGGTGTCAGCACAGGAATATCCTCGGTTACCGGATATCCTTTCTCCAGCCAAGCCTTTAATCCTCCATTAAGTACATATACACGCTCATATCCAAATAATTGGGCTGTCCATAGAAAGCGACCGGCAAAAGCTCCCTCGCCGCCATCATAAGCAATAACGGTTGTCTGTTCATGTATTCCGATGCCTTTCATTAGTTCAATAAAGTCTTCTCTCGCAGGAAGCGGGTGTCTTCCTCCATGTTCCTTAATTGGACCGGACAAATCCTGAGCAACATCCATAAAAGCAGCTCCCGGTATATGGCATTCTCTATATTGTTCTCGTCCCGCTGTTTTATTGGATAAATGGAATTGGCAATCGATGATACGTAAATCAGGATCACTCAAATGTTCAAATAACCATTCAGACTCTTTTACCAGCTGCAACTGCATTCTCCTCCTCCGATTCTAAAATTAACTTGATTTGCTTTTCAGCCTCCAGGTAAATTTGAGGATTAGATTTCTTGTTTAATGTCAATTCCATACTTTTCAATCGTTCATTGCCTTCGGTTTTCATCTCCTCAATTAATGAAAGACTTATATACTGAATGGCTGATTCAAAATGCTCAAACAATTTGTTCTGTTGATCTGTATAATAAACATCTAGATAGTCGTTTAACTTCTCCAAAAAGGCATCAGCCATTGGCTTTCTACCATTCTTTTCAAAGAAATGCTGGGTACCCTTGAAAAGTCTCAGTTCTTCTTTGAAATCATCTGCCGTTAAATTTAATAGCGCTCGGTCGGTATTATATTCGTTTTGTAAATCTGACTTAGGCTCACTGAATGACCAATCTTTATGGATGGTTTGAATCTCTTGAACTAACTGGACATAGGTATCATGCATGGTCTTTTTGACCATAACCTCTAAACGCAAGGATGTAGCCTGTATTTCATTGGCCAATTCAATTCTGACTTGATCAAGTAAACGATTCGTACAGGCTAAAAGGGACTGCCGATGGTCCTTTAATGTACCGGGATTAAAAAATTCTTTAAAATAATTCGGGAAGTTCAGGTTAATCCTTTGCTTACTATAATGAATCAATTCTTCTGTTTCCTGCTTCATCCTGGCCATTTCATGAGTAAATCTTTTTTCATTTAATATCGCTAACACTCGCTCCCAGTTTTCATGCAATTGGACACGTCTTTTCGTCTTCTGCTCCTCGGTTTCATTGGACAGCTCGACAAGTCGACTGGTAAGCTGAAGTGCCTTATCCAAATCCAGCATAGCTGCATTAACTAATATACCTTTAAGCTCCTCCTGAATAAATGAATAGAAAGCTGATTCAAAATGGGAAAACAGCTCGATATATGCCTCATTTCCTGAATTGAGTTCTTCAGTCCTTTGTTGTAGCGCTGCACGGCTTGAAATTGGATAAATCCGTGGATGATGGATTCCTGAAGTTTGCAATTCACTGCGTAAATAATCCTCAACCACCTTTCTCTCCTCCAAATTTTCAGCCAAATCAGCCGCATTCAAAAGGAAGAACATTTTATCCATACTGAATGAATCCTTAACCCGTCCCAGTTGATCAAGGAAATTTCGGTCAGCCCGTGCGAATGGGTGATTATAATATGTAATAAAGCAAATCGCATCCGAATGCTTTATATAATTGAAGGAGGTACCTGTATGTCTCGCATTAACAGAATCCGCTCCGGGAGTGTCTACTAAAATAACGCCTTTTCGCGTTAAATCACAGTCATAATATAAATCAATGCGTTCGATAAAGCATGATTTTGTTTCATCTGTTGCATACACAGAAAACTCTTCCAGTGAAACGGCAAAACTTTTACCAATATTTTCTTCAAAGGAATCAATCCCCTTTAAAAATGCCTCTAGGAAAGAAACCTTTAATCCTAGCGCATAACTCTGTTTCTTGAGCATGGTTTGCGCCTGTTTCCTTGCCATCGCTAGATCCTGTACTTTTAAACCATCCTCATACCACAGTTCATTTAAATCATCGAGTAGCATGGTCTCCGTCTTAGCGTGAATGGTAGCTGTACCATGTTTATGTATGCCCGTTGGCGGCAAAATACGATTAATGACAGCGGTAGTAGGATTCGGTGAAACGGGTAAAACGTTTGCCCCTAAAAGTGCATTGGCAAATGAGGATTTCCCTGCACTGAAAGCACCAAAGAGAGCTAAAGTGTAAGTTTGATTCATCAGTGAATCTGCCCTATTTTTCAGCTCCTGCGCTAATTTCTCAAGACCAGGTAAGTGGTTCAAAGCCTGGGAAGCTTTTTGCAGCTTTAAAGCCACTTGCTCAGATGTATAAATCGACTGTGCCGTCTCCACTTTTTTTGCAATCAGTTCAGGCTTTGGCTCAGGTTCAATATCTTTAACTTCTTTAATATCCATCTCCACAATTGAACCCTCTATTTGCTGGCTTTGCAGGTATTCCATGACTTCTGTAATGGTATATCTGGATCTTTTAGTCAACTCATTCATAATTTTATCTTTATAGCTCCGCTGATTAGTTAGCTGTACTTGCCAATCCTGCCAAATGTGAAGAATAAAATGGTCCGACTTTAATTCCTCCTTCACCTGGGTGAGACGCTGCTCTCTTTCCTCTTCCCACTGACTCACCAAGGTATTGAAAAGAGTTAACGCTTGCTTGCCCGCAGCTTTTTTAATGGAAGATGCCAAATCCTTGGAAAAATTCAACACCAAGTCACTGGTAACAGAAGCTAACTGATCTACCTCAATGATCGTTTCATAGGGAATATCATAGTCGAATGACTGGATGATATTCTGACTCTCCTGTTTTTGTCCTGGATAGTCGTTCATCATTCTTTGAAAATATTCATTTAAATTCCACAAAATTGTCGATTCAGTCTGCTGTTTAATATTTTGAATCAGATTAGCTTTACGAGTTTCTTTTTCTTGTTCTTTTTTACTTTTTCCAAATATTCTCCCAACCTTAAAAGATGTAACCTTTGACTCCAAATATGATTTCGCCAGTTCCCTGGATTCATATGGAGTGATATTGCTATTTTCGATAATAAGCCCAATTTGTTCATCAAATATATCTTCCTCATGCTCACGGAAATTAATGATACTCTTACTAAATTTTTCAGCAGAATCAATGATTTCTAACAAGTGATGATTCTGTTTGTCATGCAGCTTCTGCTCCAGATGATTTCTTGCTTGATTAGAATCGGCTTCTTTCCAATTTAGATGCTCCGTTATTAAATGGTTAAGAAGTGAATTCACATCATAAGCTGGGGCAATACCAGCTAATTCAGCTATTTTTTCAGTTACCCGGTGAGCTTGGTTAAAGGGATGATCCTCCGCTTTCATAGTAGTAAAGAAAAACTCTTCTACTGGTATATCCCAATCCTTAAAAGCTTGCTTTACACTTTGTTTAAGAGATGTAAAAGAAAGCTCATCCTCCTGATGTTTATCGATTTGATTAATGATGACATATATTCTTTTCCCCATACGTGCCAGATCTCTTGTAAACTGAAAATTTATTTCTGACTGAATATGATTGTAATCGGTCACATAAAAAACCGCATCAGCCAGATGAAATGAGGAGGCAGTCGACAATTCATGGGCTTCATCAGTTGAGTCAATCCCTGGTGTATCCAATAAAACTAAGTTGCCTGCATACGGAAAATTCTGAATCATCAAATCGATTTTTTGGATGGAACCTCCGTTTTTCGCAAATTCTTTAATTTTGTTAAAATCAATTGGCGGCTGAAAGATTAGACATTTTTGATCATTTAAAGTGACCCTGGCTTCTCCATTGCCGCTCCTTATTTTCACGATATTAGCACTTGTCGGAATGGGACTGGAAGGCAATATCGGCTGTTTCAAAATATAATTAATAAGTGTAGATTTTCCGGCCGAAAAATGTCCGCAAAATGCCAAGCTATACTCATTATCATTAACCTTATTCATAATATCGATCGTTTTTTGTGCCCGTACTTGATCCCCATCTTGTTCAAAGTATTTATAAATAGCGTAAAGCTGGTTAAGTGTTACTTCCCTTGTATGCAGTCTCATACTTATCCCCTTATTAATAATCATTTATCTATCTATTTTATCGAAAATTGGAATAGTTGCCCATAAATATCTATTTTGGTAAAAAAATAAGTTCAGACTTTTGTCTGAACTTACATACTTTGATTAGCTTGTGATTGAGCTGCTATAACTTTAGGATTTGCTACATTATTTAAAACATGAACCATGACTCCGCTAAAGGCTGTTACCGTTGCACCTACAAATACCCAAATCATCATCATGCACCTTCCCTGTCATGTAGTTAATTGATAACGTCTCTCATTATAGTTCCAGTGTATCATCAATGATAATCATTTTCAATCAAAATTCTGTTCAAAACAGATATTACCTATACACGCCTGTGCTTTATGTAAGTTCTAAACAACAGGTAAACAATCTCCCCTGAATACCAAGACAGATTGTTCATGATTTATCCGGTTAATTGCCGCTCTTCTTTTCGTTATGCTGAATCGTTATAAAAATTTCCTTCAATCGGTCCTGTCCACAGACATGGCAGACTTTCAGCATCTCATGTAATGAATGGCAATGAATACAATAATACTTTTTCATATGGTGTATCCACCTTTTTTACATACAGTATATGTAATATGGTGGTTGCTGGTTCCTAATTTAGAGTATATTAATTCATTTCTCTTTGTTCTTTATTAAAACTGTAAACCACGCCAAAAGGCGCATTATATCAATGCATATGCCTATTTACTTTTATCTGTTCTAATTTCATGTAAATTGTACAGGAATAATATTGACGACCTACATATGATGATTCTGATTATATTTTAATAAAAGGAGTG
Coding sequences:
- a CDS encoding DUF5694 domain-containing protein; the protein is MSKKPKVMILGTFHLRYTPDFHRGDFGESIITDQQREIEAVVKCLKEFKPTKIALEVVKEEHTSLNDEYDKYLNGELRNEVNEIHQFGFRTAAELGHKEVYAVDWMESVGNRGLGQVYDWAKEEQPDKYEFIKDHYWSKLNKSFDHIDIYELVKACNTDSRIKLEHELNMMIAQIGKGTDYIGIDWLRWWYQRNLIIYANLVEMTVSPEDRTLLIIGSAHIHLLTQFIKESGTMDVIPAINYFN
- a CDS encoding zinc-finger domain-containing protein, translating into MNKKKGKKDALKQVDFLLSTYCDGCFLHKQLVRDNGRTHAHRFCINQCTVGESLKHIGGNLNKKTEKPPIQ
- a CDS encoding dynamin family protein — encoded protein: MRLHTREVTLNQLYAIYKYFEQDGDQVRAQKTIDIMNKVNDNEYSLAFCGHFSAGKSTLINYILKQPILPSSPIPTSANIVKIRSGNGEARVTLNDQKCLIFQPPIDFNKIKEFAKNGGSIQKIDLMIQNFPYAGNLVLLDTPGIDSTDEAHELSTASSFHLADAVFYVTDYNHIQSEINFQFTRDLARMGKRIYVIINQIDKHQEDELSFTSLKQSVKQAFKDWDIPVEEFFFTTMKAEDHPFNQAHRVTEKIAELAGIAPAYDVNSLLNHLITEHLNWKEADSNQARNHLEQKLHDKQNHHLLEIIDSAEKFSKSIINFREHEEDIFDEQIGLIIENSNITPYESRELAKSYLESKVTSFKVGRIFGKSKKEQEKETRKANLIQNIKQQTESTILWNLNEYFQRMMNDYPGQKQESQNIIQSFDYDIPYETIIEVDQLASVTSDLVLNFSKDLASSIKKAAGKQALTLFNTLVSQWEEEREQRLTQVKEELKSDHFILHIWQDWQVQLTNQRSYKDKIMNELTKRSRYTITEVMEYLQSQQIEGSIVEMDIKEVKDIEPEPKPELIAKKVETAQSIYTSEQVALKLQKASQALNHLPGLEKLAQELKNRADSLMNQTYTLALFGAFSAGKSSFANALLGANVLPVSPNPTTAVINRILPPTGIHKHGTATIHAKTETMLLDDLNELWYEDGLKVQDLAMARKQAQTMLKKQSYALGLKVSFLEAFLKGIDSFEENIGKSFAVSLEEFSVYATDETKSCFIERIDLYYDCDLTRKGVILVDTPGADSVNARHTGTSFNYIKHSDAICFITYYNHPFARADRNFLDQLGRVKDSFSMDKMFFLLNAADLAENLEERKVVEDYLRSELQTSGIHHPRIYPISSRAALQQRTEELNSGNEAYIELFSHFESAFYSFIQEELKGILVNAAMLDLDKALQLTSRLVELSNETEEQKTKRRVQLHENWERVLAILNEKRFTHEMARMKQETEELIHYSKQRINLNFPNYFKEFFNPGTLKDHRQSLLACTNRLLDQVRIELANEIQATSLRLEVMVKKTMHDTYVQLVQEIQTIHKDWSFSEPKSDLQNEYNTDRALLNLTADDFKEELRLFKGTQHFFEKNGRKPMADAFLEKLNDYLDVYYTDQQNKLFEHFESAIQYISLSLIEEMKTEGNERLKSMELTLNKKSNPQIYLEAEKQIKLILESEEENAVAAGKRV
- a CDS encoding reverse transcriptase-like protein, which encodes MNVTVKGIYNKSKIPPITFTSEEMESQFALRLVNDLESTGRWRDFIFIDELGQEWTKKQFQKLTEEIEETPQNVTIYFDGSHRPGETFAGAGIAIYYTQNNKRFRIRSNEVFDYIEDNNEAEYCALLAAVKRLDELGVKHQKIMIKGDSQVVLKQLTGEWPCYEENLNKWLDRIEEQLKNLGLHFETMAVPRKDNEEAHRLATQALEGIEIDGQLELPKMG
- a CDS encoding reverse transcriptase-like protein encodes the protein MIEVYVDGAAKGNPGPSGAGIFIKADGEVHRYSIPLGIHNNHEAEYLALIHALKICLDKNYDVISVRTDSKHVADAMEKEYVKKESFRQLLNQALELSSEFSLFFIKWIPESQNKSADLLSRQAVQMNEQK
- the cspD gene encoding cold-shock protein CspD; its protein translation is MQNGKVKWFNNEKGFGFIEVEGGDDVFVHFTAIQGEGYKSLEEGQEVTFEIVDGERGPQATNVQKA
- a CDS encoding HD-GYP domain-containing protein, encoding MNQLQKEIRDKVEQKTPSIKDNGEFRMMTTEEVSLCMDQACTDIRHIFKDIKRRGEISVNRVKQEIIPVIKSASSSPRIFELLHQTKRKEEYTYWHSICVGILSGLIGRWLRLPIDELEDLMISAVLHDIGMTMVPENILDKSGKLTSQEYNIMKQHTVYGHELLSSLDHIPDSAAIVALQHHEREDGMGYPHGLKGKQIHYFAKIVAIADIYHAMSSERVYHEATPFYLIIKQMQNDVYGTLDAHILLVFMDRLLQALVGKKVKLNNGEYGSILLINRYNPLKSLIKTERGIIDLMAFRDIEIVKIINEV
- a CDS encoding sulfurtransferase, with the translated sequence MQLVKESEWLFEHLSDPDLRIIDCQFHLSNKTAGREQYRECHIPGAAFMDVAQDLSGPIKEHGGRHPLPAREDFIELMKGIGIHEQTTVIAYDGGEGAFAGRFLWTAQLFGYERVYVLNGGLKAWLEKGYPVTEDIPVLTPTDYAPVMNKNLLVTYPEVKDWTENDRPGYLIDSRESDRYKGIHEPIDHKAGHIPGAINMDWTENFRNGKYLPVPELENRFNHLNKDEPIIVYCGSGITATPNYIALKEAGFTNVKIYAGSFSDWISYPENRIETDQ
- a CDS encoding 5'-3' exonuclease → MNQNNNTLLLIDGFNLLSRGYFATAYGKTEDQLYRNKNGIYTNALRVFFQKMFSLIKTHQVTHLAVAWDVKREESSRRQKFDFYKATRGELPAPLIMQYETLRSSLERIGVKQLSVPSYEADDVIGAISTMWSTNNMGKCLIYSNDRDLFQLLNEHTSQIIASKTGDRVYTIEDFREDYGIESAQWVDVKALLGDASDNIPGCPGIGEKTALPLIQHYQTLEGLYEQLELLDPKFNRCKKKLAAGQESAFISKELAQIICQIDVFEDWTHEHLMYEINHDILADELEELELRIRVS
- a CDS encoding DUF6123 family protein, producing the protein MEKLEDYICRLSSKGFRLGEEAIGFIYFGKQLTSAPDWIVNIALENTLKAQKRFDGGFYISLLETLVNGKVSNRKEANQLMKEHGLQVS
- a CDS encoding NUDIX hydrolase; this translates as MGYIEDLRAIVGHRPLILVGSVVVISDKEGRLLLQQRKFPKESWGLSGGLMELGETTEEVARREVTEETGLTLGKLHFINVYSGPEYFVKAANGDEFYCVTIAYYTNEYEGELVVDESESIKFEFFYPHELPGRIVKSHKKIIDEYLLKLDTGK
- a CDS encoding VOC family protein, which codes for MSQGLIHHIEINVSDLNKSIDFWGWLLAELGYELYQEWDSGQSFRIGDTYIVFVQTEDKYMDIPYHRCGTGLNHLAFHAESRQQVDDLTKKLKEKDILILYQDQHPFAGGKNHYAVFFEDPDRIKVELVAP